From the genome of Novosphingobium sp. P6W:
GCTGGAGGTGCCGATCGGCAGCGCCGGTCAAAAGATAGAGGTCGATGGCGCCGCGCTTGGTACGATCGACGGCATCGCAACTTGGTCTTTGACTTTGCCGCCGAGAGGCACCGCGCAATTGCGCTACCGGTTTTGAGGGCTCGGCACAGGTCGCCGCCTGGCTCACTTGTTCCGGTTAGAACCCGCCCAACTCCACACGATAAAACTGATAATAATGAATATGCAAAACTTCCCGGACGTTACTCCGGAGGGGTTATTGAAGGCCGTCTTCAAAGAAGAGGTTTAGAACTTTCCGGTAACCCTGTAAAGTTCGTGCAAGGCCACAACTTGTTCGGTTCATCTGATCCGTCTTATGCTTTAGATGCCGCTTTACGAAAAATAGTTGGCTCTATGCTTCCGGGACCGCAGATCGCTGAACGCTTTTCTTTTAACATCGATGCTGCGCGCATCAGCCGAATCGATTTAACTGCGTCCTGGACACTGCCGCGAGAGGGTGACGTGTTGCCTTTCCTGCGGGCTATGGAAGAGCGCGTGTGGTGTCCGTACCGGGGGCGGGGTGTCCAGTCTGATCCGGGGACGCTCTACTATGGCCTCGCTCAGAAGGGGAAGCGCGCCAAAGATTGGCAGTTGAAGATTTACTCCAAGGGCATGGAAGTGGGTCGCCGTCCCCTGCCATCTTTTGCTATGGAGGTTCCTGGCCTGCTCGACGAGGTCAACAGGACGGTGCGCGTAGAGCTAACGCTGCGAACACGTGAATTGAAGCGTCTCGGCTTGAGGTGCGTTGGTGATTGGACCCCTGAGAAAGTCGGGGAAGTGTGGCGGGCCTACGTGGACCGTTTAGATTTTGGAGAAATCGGGATGAACCTCGATAATACTGATCTTGCTGAGTTGGGCCTTCGGCCTCGGCTGCTTGATGCCATTTCTTCGTGGAAAGCCGGTAACGACATGCGCGCCGGTCGATCTAAGGCAGCGTTCTATAAGCTGCGTAACGATGTCAGAGAGGCCACGGGCTATGACATCGCATCCCCTGTTCCGAAATCCAACGTGGTGCCGCTGCGGCGAGTGATCGAAGCTAAACCAGCCCTTTATCCGATTTGGGCCGATCAACTCACCGCAGCGTTGGAGCGTGTCGCATAGGGTGGTGCCTAACGACACGCGCACCACGGGGGGGAGGCTTTGCGGCCTTCCCCCTTTTTTCGTTCTACGGTGCATTTTTAGGGTTGGATAGCGATTCGCGCTCGTGTAAGTAACTGCCACCAAATCGGATTTAGGGTGCCCTAAAGGGGTGCCAAAAATGTTTTTATTCGTAGAAATTACGCCCGAGGCGATCATTCCGGGCAAGTCCTATCAGGACAAGGCGACGGGCATGATGAGGCCCGCACAAGCAAAGCAGAATGCTTATCTCCACTCGGGCAAGGCCTATCCCCTTCCGTTCATGGTGAAGGTGCCCGAGTCTGGCCCGTATAAGCCGGGTCGTTACCTTATGACTGGCGAAGTATTCAAAACCGGCGAGTACGGTTTGGACTATCGCGGCTCCGAATTGCAGCTTTGCTCATTCGACGATGCCGCCGCCATCATTACCGGAAAGCCTGCGATCCAGAAGGCCGCGTAATTTCGTGGCTCAGCTGGTGTTGCACTGCGTCCCCGCCCCTGACGGCGTGCCTCAGGCCCCTTGCGGGAGCGTAGGGGGTCAAGCCCTGATCCCCGTCGTGATGGCCCCTGAGCCCGTCCCTATCGACATGTCGCAGACCGTGCCGCTGTTCTCGTGGTCGTTCTCGATTGTGTTCGCATCTTTCGGCGCTGGCGTGGTGGTCGGCGCGATTGTTCGGGTCATCCGGTCGGCGTGATCCTTTCCCTTTAGAAGTCCGACCAAGGAGTGTTCGTTATGTTTGGTGCAAAGAAGCTCGCTCTCGCCGTTGCCGCTGCCGTTGCAACGCCGATCGCCATGGTCACCACTGCCCCTGTCGCATTCGCGCAGACGGCAACCGGCCCTGACATGTCGCCGCTGACCGAAGCAATCTCGGTCACGACCGTGGTCGCCGCTGTCCTGTCGGTCGGCGCGATCATCATCGGTGTGAGCCTCGCTCAGATGGGCGTCCGCAAGGTGATCTCGCTCGTCAAGGGCGGCTAACCGGCCCTTTCCGCAAGGGGGTTTTGGGGCTGGGGGGCGCGACACTCCCCGGCCCCTTTCTATTCAGGAGACGGCCATGGACGGCGAAACCGCGTACAATCTGCTCATCATGTTCATTGGCGCTATCGCCGCTGGGGCCGCGATCCTCGGAATGAAGATGGGTAACAGCTGATGCGCGGCGTCGTCGTTATTCTGCTGCTCTGGTTGGCGATGCCTGCCGCCAGCTGGGCGCAGTCCACTATCCCTGATCCCGAGCCTTACAGCGCTGCCAAGGGCTCGATCCAGCAGGCGGTGGCAAACTCGATTGAGGCCAATTTCAACCGCCGAATGGTCGAGGACTTTAAGAAAGCGCCTACGCTGGAAAAGGTTAAGGCGTACCTCAACCAGCCCGCTTTTAAGCTCGATAGCTGGTTACGCGTTGGGCAGGCGCTCGGCCTCCCTGTTGGCACTAAGCTCGTTCCCCCAGGACTGAATAAAGATAGCAAGTTCTGTCAGGCCAACCCGTCGAACGCGGCGTGTTTGGCGTTCGCCAATGGCGGTGATTACGGCGGCGGTGGTAGCGGTGGACCGGTCGGCAGCTGGGAATGCGGAGAGCTAAACTACAACCTCGACGTGGGCGGTAACGTACTTGTCCCAGCCTTGGAACTTCCTGATCCAATACCTTATAAGTTCGGTCAGGGGTTGTATCGCTCATACGTAGGCGGAAACTACTTCGTAACGAATGAGCCGTGGTCAGCATTCAAGGTCGGGCTACATATGGCGAACGGGCCTAAGGCCGAAGTACTTCGTAAAGCGCCGGTATATGCTTCCCAATACTGCGCTGGTCCCACTTGTCAGTTCACGGTCTACACATCGTCGCCCGCGTACTACAACGGTGCAACGCGGGTTAACGCCGACTACGCGAATTTTTCGGTCAGTACCTACTCTGTTGGAACTGCGTGGTCGCAGGACCCCGGCTATGGGCCGATCCCTAAGCAGGATTACGTGTGCGAAGACGGTATCGGTATCGGCAACTGGAACCAACACGCGCAGATGTGCGTCAAGCAGCCCGCTGCATGGTCGATCCCGTCTTATGGCGTCGTTCCTGCCGCAGACCTCAATAAATGGTCGCTCGGCTCCAGTCAGTCCTTCTGCCCGATCTCCGACGAGTTTATCCGCCAGATCGCTGACAGGGCCTACAAGGCCGCGTGTGGGAACGGTGAGTGCGAAATCCCTTACGAACGTATCGAGAAGGAAGATGTGCGCACTGGCGGGCAGCAACCGACCGTTCGGGATACCGCGAACGTGGGTGAGTTGCCGACACCGAACGACACCCCCGGCCAGCCCGGCACAACGCCGACCGATACGCCAACGGATACGCCCACTGAGGGGCCGGATTGGACTAATCCCGGCACAGCTGCGCCCAACCCGCAGAGCCCCACAGCGCAAAGCATTATCGATAAGGCGTTCGATTGGGGTTTCCCGGAAATAAGCATCAACTTGGGTTCGCCAAGCTGTCCGACGTATTCGGCGGAGTTCTACGAACATACGCTGGTTCTCGACAGTCATTGTCCGTTTATCGAGCAGAACAGGGCGATCATATCGGCAATGATGATCCTATTCTTCACCATTGCTGCCGGTATGATAGTATTGAAGGCGTAAAGCTATGTTCGCTATTATAAAATCAGCAATCAACTATTTGCTAGGCTTCGTACTCCAAGGTACGATTATCAAATTCATCCTGTTTACAGGTTTATATCTGATCGTCAGTGAACTAGGTTCGCTCGTTATGTCAAAGATCGACAAGAGTGGTCTTAATTCGATTAGTTCGTTGTTCAGCGGTCTGCCGTCTGATGTACTGTTCTTTATGGGTGTCTTTAGGGTGGAAGTTGGCCTTCCCATGATTATTGCAGCATTTGTTGTCCGCTTTGCAATTAGGCGGCTTCCCATCATTGGATAACTAGCCATGGCTATTACCACGTACAACGGCCCGCCCGGTGCCGGTAAGTCTTACGCGATGATTTCACAGGTTCTAGTGCCCGCCGTCCTCGCTGGTCGGCGCGTCGTCACTAACATCAGCGGTGTTCAGCCTGACAAGGTTCTAGAATACTGCCGCAATAAGAAGCCTGACGCAGAGTTAGGTGAGGTCGTTCTATTCGAAGGAAGTCAAGCAAATCTGCCTAATTTCTTTCCAACGGAAGAAACCGGAGATGAAAACACGTTCATCAAGGGCGGTGATCTTCTTATATTCGATGAATGGCGGCTGACGTTTCTTAATCGTGGCGGCTCTGTCGGTTCCGCCGATCTTGAACCGTTCCTGCGCTGGCATCGTCACCTTGTCGACGATAAGGGCCGCGCTACAGACGTTATCATCGGAACGCAGCTGATTACGGATATCCATCGCGACTTTAAGGGGCTCGTTGAAGGCTCCTTCAAGTTCGCGAAACTCTCTGCGCTCGGCATGAAAGGTTCCTATCGCTACGATGTCTATGACGGATCGTCGCAAGCAAAAGGAACGTCCGTTAAGACTGGTAATGGTCGCTATAAGAAAGAGATATACGCCCTCTATTCTTCGTATGACACACAAGGCGAGGGGAAAGAGCTAAACACCGATAACCGCCGTTCTATCTGGTCATCAGGCTTGTTCATGACGATAGGCGGCGTTGTCTTCATTATGGCCATGGGTGGCTGGGGCGTTGCCCATTTCTTCGCCGGTCCTGAGATTAAGCCCGTCCCAGGACAAACTCTATCAGGCGGTGCAGCTCTCCCAGCTGGTGCCGCAGTGCCTATTCCCGGCGTTATGCAGCGCCCTCGCTCGCCGTATCGCATTGTCGGGCAAGTCACCGCTGACAACGGCGTTCGGATCGTCCTTGCTGACGATAAGGGATCGGTTCGCGTCGTCGCGCCTGACGGCTTCGATTTCGACGGTGACCGGCCAACTTACGGCGTCCTCGATGGGCAAGCGGTCGTTGCGGATGATCGCATCATCATCAAGCAAGCTGGGGCTCCAGCCTCGTCCTTCGGGGTGCCGATCCAATGAAGCGCGCTTTCATCCTCGCAGCCTTGCTGTTCGCCGCGCCGCTCTCGGCCGGAACGCTTCCCTCAACGCCGGGCCCGGTTCGTGTGCAGCTGGATTCCATGCCCACGGGCGCACTGGTCACCATGTTGATGCGCGACGTTATGGGCGTCCCCTATGTGATCGCCCCTGACGTGCTGTCGAACACTAAGCCGGTATCGGTAAACCTCGTCATGCCGCGCAGTGAGTTGCCGGTGCGCGTCGTCCAGTTCCTCCGCTCGTTGGGCCTCGTGGTGAAGCTCAGGGGCGGAACCGTCTTCGTCTCGGGCACCCCGATCTCTGAATATGGCCCCGCGGGCTTTTCGTCGGCGCCGCCGATGTCACAATTTAGCCAGGTGCAATCCGGACAGTCCTTTGCCGCGCCGGCTTCGCCCTATGCTGCGCCGATGCCGTCCCTTGATGCCCACGCGCCGGCTTCGTCTCCGATCACAGCCGTTGCAGATGAGCCTGCCGGTTTCGTCGCCATTATCGAGCCTGCGCACAGGTCGCCCGCCGAGTTGGGAGAGATCGTCCGTTCCGTCCTTCCCGCGCTCACAATCGCTGTGCGGGAAGGCAGCGCCCCGCAGGGTGACCGCATCGTTGACCGGCTCGATCCAACCGTTCTCGTCCTCTCAGGATCAAAGCGGGATATCTCCATGGCGCAGCAGCTCGTGCGCTCCATCGACAAGCCCCGCGCTGCCGTGGCGATCCGTGCCGTGTTGTTTGAGGTCCGAACCAGCAAGGCGAGAGGCTCGGCGTTGTCGCTGCTCGCGGACGTTCTCGGCGGTCGGCTTGGGCTCGGTGTCAATGCCGGTGCCTCTGGCGGTGACCAGTTCGTGAAGATCGCAACTGGCGGCGTCTCTGCGGTCCTGTCTGCCGTTCGCACTGACGGGCGCTTTCAGGTCGTAGCGGAGCCTTCCCTGTCGGCGCTCTCCGGTGCATCTGCCTCGATCAATTCAGGATCGCAGGTCCCGACCATTGGCGAGGTGACCTATTCCGAAAACGGCGCGCCGATCCGCTCCGTGGTTTATCGCGATAGCGGCGTGTCGCTCTCCGTGACGCCCACGGTTCGCCGGGGTGAAATCGAACTGCGCGTCATGCAGGAGCGCTCCACCTTCGCGCGCACTGAGAACGGCGTGAACGACAGCCCGACCTTGAATAAGTCCTCCGCGTCCTCCGTGATCGCCATCGCACCCGGGGAGACTGTCGCCATCGCCGGTCTTGATGAGCGGTCGGACAATTCGTCTCGCGACGGCTTCTTTGGTGGGCTGCTTGGATCGCGGAACCGGGAGCAAGGATCTTCGCAGCTGCTCTTGCTCGTGCAGGCAGATATCGCGCCAGATGCGCGCAAAGGTGAGCCGTCGATACTCGTCCTCGATCCCACTGAGGATAAGGGCGATCCACAGGCGGAAGTCGCGGCCTGAAACCAACTCGGGGGTGTTGGGGGCAGCGCCCCTGACGCCTACCCCTTGTCGCGTTCTGAGCCACTCACGGCCCGCGCCTCCCCTTTCAGGGCAACGGCCCTCTTGTCCTTGGCACCCCTACGGACACCCCTTTTCTTCGCTTTATCACCTTCACGGTTAGACCAGGCGCGCGATCGTCAACCCATTTGGTTGCCAAAGTGCCGTGCTTATTCGTCCATTTTCGCGTTCATCAGGGCAGCGCGAGGGCAGGAAAGGACCGCAGCGAGCGGAGCGAGCGAGGACCTCTCCTGCCCTCGTAAGCGCTGCTGAATGTGCAATGTCTAATAACCATGCACATTTGTCTCGAAAACGAGACTCTCGCCACACATCAACCTCTCCGCGCGGGTCGCTCCGACCCGTCGATTAGTTGTCGCTAGTGACAGGAGTAATTGGTGAGTGGGGAAGGGCGGCTATTGACCACCCGCTTCAAGGTCCTGATTGTGGGGGTCTGATCAACAGGGGAATTTATGTTGCGCGGATTGCTACTTTTTGGCGCATTGATCGCTGGCCCCGCTGCTGCTGAGGAACCTCAATCCTTTGACTTCATGGGGCTCACCACGTCCGAAGCCTATTCCGGCCAAGGCACGGTGATCGGCAAGAAATGTAAGCTCAAGGGCAGGGGGGAGGAGGAATGCCGGGGCATCGATGGCAGCTTGCTCGGCAACGTTCCAATCGTGAATATGAGAGCAAGGTTCAACGGCGGGAAGCTCTTTTCCGTGTCAGGCGAAACGTCCATTGGAAACGCTGAAAGTCTCAGGAAAGCGTTCATTGCCAAATACGGTCCACCTCACGTGGTGGAGGACAGGCCATGGCGGAACAAAATGGACATCAACTTCTCTCAGGAAGTGGCGATCTGGCGTTTCACGGACGGGGAATTGCGAGTGCGAGTGCGAGGTGCTCAACGTGATTTTTCATCGTTCACCTTTCTCGCCGATGGCCTCGCCCCAGAGAGTTACACGCAAGAGCAGCCGGTCAACTTTTAGGTGGACATTCGAGTGCAGGGGCGTCCGATTATCGGTTTTCGGCGTCTAGAGCCGGACATTCCGTTAACGCCCCGTTGCGGACGTTCGCAGCTGAGGGCTATGTCGTTGCTTTGGAAGCAGAGGTAGAAGGCATGACCGGGGTAATCACTGATGCGTGCATCAAATGTAAGCACATGGATTGCGTTGAAGTTTGTCCAGTCGATGCGTTCTATGAGGGCGAGAACATGCTCGTCATCAATCCGCTCGAATGTGTGGATTGCGGATGTTGCATCGAGGCATGTCCGGTTGACGCAATCGTTTTTGACACCGAACCTCGTGCCGAGCCATGGCTTCAACTAAACGCAAAGTACTCGGCCTTGTGGCCGAATGTGACCTTCGACGGCGGACAAACTCCTGCGGATGCCGATCAATTTCGCGCAGTTTCCGGAAAATTCGAACGCTACTTTTCGCCCCTTCCGGGCGAAGGGGATGTCGGTTCACCAACGAGGCCTGCGCGGGCCATTACGTGCAATCGATGCAATAGTGAAACCACTTTGGGGAAAATAGTGAGGATGTTCCGGCGCTTTTGGAGATAGCACAGCGTTGTTTCACAATGACCGCTTACCACCACTTCGCGCCCTTCCGGGACGATTTTGCGAGAATGGCAGCATCCGCCCCCAAGGAGACAGTCAGGGCGCGGGCGTAGGCCAGCACATGATGCGGGCGTTCTTGCCCGAGTTCATTCCCCGCACCTCGAAACCGGAGAGTTTCTGCAACCGTTCGAGCACCGAGTCTTCTCCTGTGGCCAGTTGCGGGAACGCCACCCGTGTCTGCCCGGCATTGTCGTTTAGAAGCCACCAAACGTCCGCTCCCCAAGGACCGCTGCCGTTAGTCTCGACATAGATCGAAGCAAGGTCAGTCATCCTGATACGCTGCTCCGCCTGCTTGGGTGCTCGGCAGATAATCTCGTCATCTGCCGTGACCTCGACGATAAACTGTGCTTCGGGGTGCTTCATGCGGCGATGCTGCCCCGTTTGCAGGTCTGGCGCAATGACCGCTTTCCACCACTTTCAGCCTTTCCCCGCGCCGCTTTGGATTCCTGCCAGCGGAAAGGCGGCTTACCGCCGCGAAACGGCAAAACCGGACTGGCTGCTCACGCCCCGTTGCCGACGTTCCGCTCTCCACCCTCGATAGCTGCTGGTCGTTCAGCTATGTCGCTTCGCGACGCCAAGCAAAAAGAACAGCGCGGGAATGAAAAAGGTGGGGAATGCCAGCCAATCTGCGCTGGCGTAACCTAAGCGATCTAACGCTAACTGCCCTAAAAACATGGCCCCGAGAGAAGGTACGAGAACGGCCCCCATCACAGCGAAGCCCTTCCAATGACAGGGAATGTAGCTCAACCCCACCTTCTCGAACCAGATTTCGTGTTCCAAGATCACCTCGCTTGTCCCCGCGCAGCATGGTAGCGCCGGAATCGGTCAGACCGCAAACCACCAGAGCGCGAAATTCTGCCTTGGCGGCTCGCGCCCCCTTGCAGCCATTCAACGCTTCGCTAACGTCGATGGATGAAATGCCGGACGTTGATGATCGCAGTGGGTGCGTTGGTGCTTGGGGGATGTGATACGATCCGTGCGTTGCTGCCGCGTCACGGCACTAACGCGGCTGATGTGCGGGCTGCACTCTCCGGCTGCGGCATCCCCCTGGACAGTATTGCTTGGTCCGTAGGCCCGGACGGCACCTTTGCGTTCGGACGAAAGAGCGCCGACGCCTTGCCACTGCTTGAAGAGCAGAATGAGTGCCTCATGCGCTGGGTCGAGAAAAATCGGATCAAGGTTGGCTTTATTGGTTGGGAATCCGAACCTCGCTAACGGCAGCTTCCCACCAATCTTGGTCGTTCTCCCAGACATGCGCGATGCCCGATAACGGTCATTCACCCAATGAGCCTTGGCCAACCCATGAACCTCTCTTGTCACTAGCGACAGTTGTGGTATAGGTCGCTAGTGACATGAAACCAAAGCGACTCTAATTCTTGACGTCGCTTGCGACAGTTTGGGTTGTGTCGATAGTGACGGTGTGGTTTAGCGTCTCAAGGGACAGGGGGAAACGTGCCGAAACGCACTCCAATCGAGCAAGCGATTGCTGAACAAACAGACCGCAGGGCGGTCTATGTT
Proteins encoded in this window:
- a CDS encoding DUF2523 family protein, whose amino-acid sequence is MFAIIKSAINYLLGFVLQGTIIKFILFTGLYLIVSELGSLVMSKIDKSGLNSISSLFSGLPSDVLFFMGVFRVEVGLPMIIAAFVVRFAIRRLPIIG
- a CDS encoding phage/plasmid replication protein, II/X family — encoded protein: MRARHRSPPGSLVPVRTRPTPHDKTDNNEYAKLPGRYSGGVIEGRLQRRGLELSGNPVKFVQGHNLFGSSDPSYALDAALRKIVGSMLPGPQIAERFSFNIDAARISRIDLTASWTLPREGDVLPFLRAMEERVWCPYRGRGVQSDPGTLYYGLAQKGKRAKDWQLKIYSKGMEVGRRPLPSFAMEVPGLLDEVNRTVRVELTLRTRELKRLGLRCVGDWTPEKVGEVWRAYVDRLDFGEIGMNLDNTDLAELGLRPRLLDAISSWKAGNDMRAGRSKAAFYKLRNDVREATGYDIASPVPKSNVVPLRRVIEAKPALYPIWADQLTAALERVA
- a CDS encoding zonular occludens toxin domain-containing protein codes for the protein MAITTYNGPPGAGKSYAMISQVLVPAVLAGRRVVTNISGVQPDKVLEYCRNKKPDAELGEVVLFEGSQANLPNFFPTEETGDENTFIKGGDLLIFDEWRLTFLNRGGSVGSADLEPFLRWHRHLVDDKGRATDVIIGTQLITDIHRDFKGLVEGSFKFAKLSALGMKGSYRYDVYDGSSQAKGTSVKTGNGRYKKEIYALYSSYDTQGEGKELNTDNRRSIWSSGLFMTIGGVVFIMAMGGWGVAHFFAGPEIKPVPGQTLSGGAALPAGAAVPIPGVMQRPRSPYRIVGQVTADNGVRIVLADDKGSVRVVAPDGFDFDGDRPTYGVLDGQAVVADDRIIIKQAGAPASSFGVPIQ
- a CDS encoding major capsid protein, whose amino-acid sequence is MFGAKKLALAVAAAVATPIAMVTTAPVAFAQTATGPDMSPLTEAISVTTVVAAVLSVGAIIIGVSLAQMGVRKVISLVKGG
- a CDS encoding type II secretion system protein GspD, giving the protein MKRAFILAALLFAAPLSAGTLPSTPGPVRVQLDSMPTGALVTMLMRDVMGVPYVIAPDVLSNTKPVSVNLVMPRSELPVRVVQFLRSLGLVVKLRGGTVFVSGTPISEYGPAGFSSAPPMSQFSQVQSGQSFAAPASPYAAPMPSLDAHAPASSPITAVADEPAGFVAIIEPAHRSPAELGEIVRSVLPALTIAVREGSAPQGDRIVDRLDPTVLVLSGSKRDISMAQQLVRSIDKPRAAVAIRAVLFEVRTSKARGSALSLLADVLGGRLGLGVNAGASGGDQFVKIATGGVSAVLSAVRTDGRFQVVAEPSLSALSGASASINSGSQVPTIGEVTYSENGAPIRSVVYRDSGVSLSVTPTVRRGEIELRVMQERSTFARTENGVNDSPTLNKSSASSVIAIAPGETVAIAGLDERSDNSSRDGFFGGLLGSRNREQGSSQLLLLVQADIAPDARKGEPSILVLDPTEDKGDPQAEVAA